One Phaseolus vulgaris cultivar G19833 chromosome 11, P. vulgaris v2.0, whole genome shotgun sequence genomic window carries:
- the LOC137805914 gene encoding filament-like plant protein 1: MENPPSASKPFVSAGEGPPSTASIAEAAPGGDEGAHNSPILITESPSSPPRQETQLPQPIQEGGGESQHQAPSAPPPAAAASLPPAVKEIWGTFTAKLKMMAEDLPSIITKSVESSTEKLQDDISTLQEENRLIRIDSEKLSCNLMMAEIDHSRVEDAMSAELRVARKEASDLRQKLHLLAQEKIELESKLVPYRLKVVDLEASIKADAAKVENLEKRSVDREVLLGKVEKERNDAVAELAEAREENKRTVTELAQAREESKKVAEDLVQAREKTEELKKRADELE; the protein is encoded by the coding sequence atggagaaccctccgagcgcctccaagccattcgtatctgctggagagggtcccccttcaactgcctcaatcgCTGAAGCTGCACCAGGTGGGGATGAGGGCGCTCACAACTCGCCAATACTCATTACCGAGTCCCCctcttcaccaccacgccaggaaACCCAACTTCCTCAACcaattcaagagggtggtggtgagagtcaGCACCAGGCCCCTTCAGCCCCTCCACCAGCAGCGGCCGCAAGCCTTCCCCCGGCGGTCAAAGAAATCTGGGGTACCTTCACAGCTAAGctcaaaatgatggcagaggacctcccctccatcataACAAAAtctgtggagagttccaccgAAAAACTTCAGGATGATATCTCCacactccaagaggagaatcgcctgataaggattGATTCGGAGAAGCTATCCTGCAACCTCATGATGGCGGAGATTGATCACTCAAGGGTGGAAGACGCCATGAGTGCCGAGCTGAGGGTtgcacgcaaggaggcctccgatctacgccagaaactgcacctcctagctcaagagaaaatcgagctggagagtaagCTGGTTCCCTACCGACTCAAGGTGGTTGACTTGGAGGCATCAATAaaagcggatgcagccaaggtagagaacctcgagaaaaggtcggttgatcgggaggttctccttgGAAAGGTCGAAAAGGAGAGGAACGACGCTGTGGCTGAGCTCGCCGAAGCTAGAGAGGAAAACAAAAGAACTGTtacagagctggcccaggcacGGGAGGAAAGcaaaaaggttgctgaagacctcgtTCAAGCTCGTGAGaaaactgaagaactgaagaaacgaGCTGACGAGCTAGAATAG